In Fundulus heteroclitus isolate FHET01 chromosome 8, MU-UCD_Fhet_4.1, whole genome shotgun sequence, a genomic segment contains:
- the ulk1b gene encoding serine/threonine-protein kinase ULK1 isoform X1, whose amino-acid sequence MEAVGKFEFSRKDLIGHGAFAVVFKGRHREKPDWEVAVKCINKKNLAKSQTLLGKEIKILKELKHENIVALLDFQETPSSVYLVMEYCNGGDLADYLHSKGTLSEDTIRVFLQQIAGAMKVLQTKGIIHRDLKPQNILLSYPSGRKSHSNNTCIKIADFGFARYLQNNMMAATLCGSPMYMAPEVIMSQNYDAKADLWSIGTIVFQCLTGKAPFQASSPQDLRLFYEKNKNLSPNIPRETSSHLRNLLLGLLQRNHKDRMDFDEFFTHPFLDASSSIKKSIPAVTMTCLPSSASASSCSSSSTSHLASPPQSLAETQHLRAKVPASPTQEAAGVLLKDSSGAGGSSKNSSSCDTDDFVMVPAHFTTGELTCENKVLQDSLMNSGSLLASAGLCNQAKTPPHSPSYSGSPSPVRPAETLGSNCCGNCGNHVHSLPIPVPTQVQNFQRMELNLQSTKQDGSPRLSTPVRRCSSGSLVGYARPGPSGPWQVAVPTSRRLSLGGTRTFQISPQAPQHVESRQTAQQPPQAAGLGTRLHSAPCLSECATGGGRQKIKKQHSDPVAVPQAGLKPVRPLHSSPRLSELMQRNPLPTILGSPSRAIPPFEFPKPPSSPNLVTFLTQTGLVVGSPGSRTAPGELRDLGQQGPTPSTSPVCCVHRLNDDGRSFGRSQSAGRLSDMLLMAAFGAGGYAGDRGSTENLASEKAVDITAPPVGGFAPGSCSPAQVIFTVGSPPSGSTPPLTSRQRKCSGSFSSGSPAGSLTSRYPQTGTYPEGFEALPSPRYSFTDPITANMGGAVTFEVPELPEETLMEQEHTDTVQQLRFTLEFALCLMEVAGARGPVKAGDDSYPSVLQQQSLVADQISSLSREWSHAEQLVLYLKTAELLSTALHTAMERVKQGKLYPSATVKQVVRRLNELYKSSVASCRMLSTRLEHFFSRKHRLMDQITSITAERLLFSHTVQMVQTAALDEMFHQGEASILRYHKALLLMEGLSLLLTEQDDILSVSKCKECIERRLTALQSGLCV is encoded by the exons AAACCtgactgggaggtggcagtgaAATGCATAAACAAGAAGAACTTGGCCAAATCTCAGACGCTGCTGGGGAAAGAGATCAAAATACTGAAG GAGCTGAAACATGAGAATATCGTTGCATTACTGGACTTTCAG GAAACTCCCAGCTCAGTGTACCTGGTAATGGAG TATTGCAATGGCGGAGACCTTGCCGACTACTTGCACT CCAAAGGCACACTGAGCGAGGACACTATTCGGGTTTTCCTGCAGCAAATAGCAGGAGCCATGAAAGTCCTGCAGACCAAAGGAATAATCCACCGGGACCTCAAACCTCAGAACATTCTGCTCTCCTACCCATCGGGCCGAAAGTCTCACTCCAACAACACCTGCATCAAGATCG CGGACTTTGGCTTTGCCAGATACCTTCAGAACAACATGATGGCTGCGACACTTTGTGGCTCTCCCATGTACATG GCACCTGAAGTGATTATGTCCCAGAACTATGATGCTAAGGCTGACTTGTGGAGTATAGGAACCATCGTGTTTCAGTGTCTAACTGGGAAAGCTCCTTTTCAG GCCAGCAGTCCTCAGGACCTCCGCCTGTTCTATGAGAAAAACAAGAATCTAAGTCCCAA taTCCCCAGAGAGACTTCAAGTCATCTGAGGAACCTGCTGCTGGGTCTGCTGCAACGCAACCACAAGGATCGCATGGATTTTG ATGAGTTTTTTACTCACCCTTTCCTGGATGCAAGCTCATCTATTAAAAAGT CCATCCCTGCAGTGACCATGACCTGTTTACCCAGTTCTGCATCAGCCAGCTCTTGTAGCAGCTCCTCCACTTCTCACCTTGCCTCGCCACCG CAGTCTCTCGCTGAGACTCAGCATCTGCGTGCCAAAGTTCCGGCGTCTCCAACCCAGGAGGCTGCAGGTGTTCTCCTGAAGGACTCGTCTGGAGCGGGCGGCAGCAGCAAGAACTCCTCCTCCTGTGATACAGATGACTTTGTTATGGTGCCGGCTCATTTTACAA CAGGTGAACTGACTTGTGAGAATAAAGTGCTGCAGGACAGTCTCATGAACAGCGG ATCTCTTTTGGCTTCAGCTGGTCTGTGTAACCAAGCCAAAACACCGCCGCACTCTCCTTCTTACAGTGGATCTCCAAGTCCTGTCAG GCCCGCCGAGACCCTGGGAAGTAATTGCTGTGGTAACTGTGGAAACCACGTTCACTCATTGCCTATCCCAGTCCCCACTCAGGTCCAGAACTTCCAGCGCATGGAGTTGAACCTTCAGTCTACCAAACAGGATGGCTCGCCAAG GCTGTCGACACCGGTGCGCCGCTGCAGCAGTGGGAGCTTGGTGGGCTATGCTAGACCAGGACCCTCAGGCCCGTGGCAGGTAGCAGTCCCCACCTCCCGCAGGCTTTCGCTGGGAGGAACCAGAACGTTCCAGATTTCTCCTCAAG CCCCCCAGCATGTTGAATCGAGGCAGACCGCTCAGCAGCCCCCACAGGCAGCAGGGCTCGGCACACGGCTCCACAGCGCCCCCTGTCTGTCGGAGTGCGCGACTGGTGGCGGCAGGCAGAAAATCAAGAAACAGCACTCAGACCCCGTGGCTGTCCCCCAGGCAGGGCTGAAGCCTGTCCGCCCCCTCCACTCTTCCCCCAGACTCAGCGAGCTGATGCAGCGTAACCCTCTTCCTACCATCCTGGGATCACCTTCCAGG GCTATCCCTCCATTTGAATTCCCAAAGCCGCCAAGCTCTCCGAACCTTGTGACCTTCCTGACACAGACGGGTTTGGTTGTTGGTTCGCCTGGCAGCAGGACTGCCCCGGGAGAGCTCAGAGACCTGGGACAACAAGGACCGACCCCGTCCACCAGCCCCGTTTGCTGCGTCCACAGACTAAATGACGATGGCAGGAGCTTTGGAAG GTCACAGAGTGCGGGCCGGCTGTCTGACATGCTGCTGATGGCTGCGTTTGGAGCAGGAGGATATGCCGGAGACCGGGGCAGTACGGAGAACCTGGCCTCAGAAAAAGCCGTAGACATAACAG CTCCCCCTGTTGGTGGCTTTGCGCCTGGTTCTTGCAGTCCAGCACAGGTGATTTTCACTGTTGGCTCTCCACCAAGTGGCagtaccccacctctcacctCCAGACAGAGGAAATGTTCag GTTCCTTCAGTTCGGGCAGTCCGGCCGGCTCGTTGACCAGTCGCTACCCGCAAACAGGCACCTATCCCGAAGGCTTTGAGGCCCTGCCCAGCCCTCGCTACAGTTTCACCGATCCTATCACAGCTAACATGGGGGGCGCGGTGACCTTTGAGGTCCCCGAGCTGCCCGAGGAGACGTTGATGGAG CAAGAACACACAGACACCGTGCAGCAGCTGCGTTTCACGTTGGAGTTTGCCCTCTGTCTGATGGAGGTGGCTGGCGCGCGTGGTCCTGTCAAAGCGGGCGACGACTCCTACCCCTCTGTCCTTCAGCAGCAGAGCCTGGTAGCGGATCAGATAAGCTCTCTGAGCAGAGAGTGGAG TCATGCTGAACAGCTGGTGCTCTACCTTAAAACCGCAGAACTCTTGTCTACTGCCTTACACACAGCCATGGAGAGAGTTAAACAGGGCAAACTCTACCCCTCTGCTACTGTCAAACAAG TGGTGAGGCGGCTGAATGAGCTGTACAAGTCCAGCGTGGCATCCTGCCGCATGCTCAGCACTCGACTGGAACACTTCTTCTCCAGGAAGCATCGTCTAATGGACCAGATCACCTCCATCACAGCTGAGCGGCTGCTCTTTAGCCACACTGTGCAGATG GTTCAGACTGCTGCACTGGATGAGATGTTCCACCAGGGGGAGGCGTCGATCCTGCGTTACCACAAAGCTCTCCTGCTAATGGAGGGCCTGTCTCTGCTCCTCACTGAACAGGATGACATCCTCAGTGTTAGCAAAT GCAAGGAATGCATTGAACGGCGCCTCACAGCTCTGCAGTCAGGCCTCTGCGTCTGA
- the ulk1b gene encoding serine/threonine-protein kinase ULK1 isoform X3 has protein sequence MEAVGKFEFSRKDLIGHGAFAVVFKGRHREKPDWEVAVKCINKKNLAKSQTLLGKEIKILKELKHENIVALLDFQETPSSVYLVMEYCNGGDLADYLHSKGTLSEDTIRVFLQQIAGAMKVLQTKGIIHRDLKPQNILLSYPSGRKSHSNNTCIKIADFGFARYLQNNMMAATLCGSPMYMAPEVIMSQNYDAKADLWSIGTIVFQCLTGKAPFQASSPQDLRLFYEKNKNLSPNIPRETSSHLRNLLLGLLQRNHKDRMDFDEFFTHPFLDASSSIKKSIPAVTMTCLPSSASASSCSSSSTSHLASPPQSLAETQHLRAKVPASPTQEAAGVLLKDSSGAGGSSKNSSSCDTDDFVMVPAHFTTGELTCENKVLQDSLMNSGSLLASAGLCNQAKTPPHSPSYSGSPSPVRPAETLGSNCCGNCGNHVHSLPIPVPTQVQNFQRMELNLQSTKQDGSPRLSTPVRRCSSGSLVGYARPGPSGPWQVAVPTSRRLSLGGTRTFQISPQAPQHVESRQTAQQPPQAAGLGTRLHSAPCLSECATGGGRQKIKKQHSDPVAVPQAGLKPVRPLHSSPRLSELMQRNPLPTILGSPSRAIPPFEFPKPPSSPNLVTFLTQTGLVVGSPGSRTAPGELRDLGQQGPTPSTSPVCCVHRLNDDGRSFGRSQSAGRLSDMLLMAAFGAGGYAGDRGSTENLASEKAVDITGSFSSGSPAGSLTSRYPQTGTYPEGFEALPSPRYSFTDPITANMGGAVTFEVPELPEETLMEQEHTDTVQQLRFTLEFALCLMEVAGARGPVKAGDDSYPSVLQQQSLVADQISSLSREWSHAEQLVLYLKTAELLSTALHTAMERVKQGKLYPSATVKQVVRRLNELYKSSVASCRMLSTRLEHFFSRKHRLMDQITSITAERLLFSHTVQMVQTAALDEMFHQGEASILRYHKALLLMEGLSLLLTEQDDILSVSKCKECIERRLTALQSGLCV, from the exons AAACCtgactgggaggtggcagtgaAATGCATAAACAAGAAGAACTTGGCCAAATCTCAGACGCTGCTGGGGAAAGAGATCAAAATACTGAAG GAGCTGAAACATGAGAATATCGTTGCATTACTGGACTTTCAG GAAACTCCCAGCTCAGTGTACCTGGTAATGGAG TATTGCAATGGCGGAGACCTTGCCGACTACTTGCACT CCAAAGGCACACTGAGCGAGGACACTATTCGGGTTTTCCTGCAGCAAATAGCAGGAGCCATGAAAGTCCTGCAGACCAAAGGAATAATCCACCGGGACCTCAAACCTCAGAACATTCTGCTCTCCTACCCATCGGGCCGAAAGTCTCACTCCAACAACACCTGCATCAAGATCG CGGACTTTGGCTTTGCCAGATACCTTCAGAACAACATGATGGCTGCGACACTTTGTGGCTCTCCCATGTACATG GCACCTGAAGTGATTATGTCCCAGAACTATGATGCTAAGGCTGACTTGTGGAGTATAGGAACCATCGTGTTTCAGTGTCTAACTGGGAAAGCTCCTTTTCAG GCCAGCAGTCCTCAGGACCTCCGCCTGTTCTATGAGAAAAACAAGAATCTAAGTCCCAA taTCCCCAGAGAGACTTCAAGTCATCTGAGGAACCTGCTGCTGGGTCTGCTGCAACGCAACCACAAGGATCGCATGGATTTTG ATGAGTTTTTTACTCACCCTTTCCTGGATGCAAGCTCATCTATTAAAAAGT CCATCCCTGCAGTGACCATGACCTGTTTACCCAGTTCTGCATCAGCCAGCTCTTGTAGCAGCTCCTCCACTTCTCACCTTGCCTCGCCACCG CAGTCTCTCGCTGAGACTCAGCATCTGCGTGCCAAAGTTCCGGCGTCTCCAACCCAGGAGGCTGCAGGTGTTCTCCTGAAGGACTCGTCTGGAGCGGGCGGCAGCAGCAAGAACTCCTCCTCCTGTGATACAGATGACTTTGTTATGGTGCCGGCTCATTTTACAA CAGGTGAACTGACTTGTGAGAATAAAGTGCTGCAGGACAGTCTCATGAACAGCGG ATCTCTTTTGGCTTCAGCTGGTCTGTGTAACCAAGCCAAAACACCGCCGCACTCTCCTTCTTACAGTGGATCTCCAAGTCCTGTCAG GCCCGCCGAGACCCTGGGAAGTAATTGCTGTGGTAACTGTGGAAACCACGTTCACTCATTGCCTATCCCAGTCCCCACTCAGGTCCAGAACTTCCAGCGCATGGAGTTGAACCTTCAGTCTACCAAACAGGATGGCTCGCCAAG GCTGTCGACACCGGTGCGCCGCTGCAGCAGTGGGAGCTTGGTGGGCTATGCTAGACCAGGACCCTCAGGCCCGTGGCAGGTAGCAGTCCCCACCTCCCGCAGGCTTTCGCTGGGAGGAACCAGAACGTTCCAGATTTCTCCTCAAG CCCCCCAGCATGTTGAATCGAGGCAGACCGCTCAGCAGCCCCCACAGGCAGCAGGGCTCGGCACACGGCTCCACAGCGCCCCCTGTCTGTCGGAGTGCGCGACTGGTGGCGGCAGGCAGAAAATCAAGAAACAGCACTCAGACCCCGTGGCTGTCCCCCAGGCAGGGCTGAAGCCTGTCCGCCCCCTCCACTCTTCCCCCAGACTCAGCGAGCTGATGCAGCGTAACCCTCTTCCTACCATCCTGGGATCACCTTCCAGG GCTATCCCTCCATTTGAATTCCCAAAGCCGCCAAGCTCTCCGAACCTTGTGACCTTCCTGACACAGACGGGTTTGGTTGTTGGTTCGCCTGGCAGCAGGACTGCCCCGGGAGAGCTCAGAGACCTGGGACAACAAGGACCGACCCCGTCCACCAGCCCCGTTTGCTGCGTCCACAGACTAAATGACGATGGCAGGAGCTTTGGAAG GTCACAGAGTGCGGGCCGGCTGTCTGACATGCTGCTGATGGCTGCGTTTGGAGCAGGAGGATATGCCGGAGACCGGGGCAGTACGGAGAACCTGGCCTCAGAAAAAGCCGTAGACATAACAG GTTCCTTCAGTTCGGGCAGTCCGGCCGGCTCGTTGACCAGTCGCTACCCGCAAACAGGCACCTATCCCGAAGGCTTTGAGGCCCTGCCCAGCCCTCGCTACAGTTTCACCGATCCTATCACAGCTAACATGGGGGGCGCGGTGACCTTTGAGGTCCCCGAGCTGCCCGAGGAGACGTTGATGGAG CAAGAACACACAGACACCGTGCAGCAGCTGCGTTTCACGTTGGAGTTTGCCCTCTGTCTGATGGAGGTGGCTGGCGCGCGTGGTCCTGTCAAAGCGGGCGACGACTCCTACCCCTCTGTCCTTCAGCAGCAGAGCCTGGTAGCGGATCAGATAAGCTCTCTGAGCAGAGAGTGGAG TCATGCTGAACAGCTGGTGCTCTACCTTAAAACCGCAGAACTCTTGTCTACTGCCTTACACACAGCCATGGAGAGAGTTAAACAGGGCAAACTCTACCCCTCTGCTACTGTCAAACAAG TGGTGAGGCGGCTGAATGAGCTGTACAAGTCCAGCGTGGCATCCTGCCGCATGCTCAGCACTCGACTGGAACACTTCTTCTCCAGGAAGCATCGTCTAATGGACCAGATCACCTCCATCACAGCTGAGCGGCTGCTCTTTAGCCACACTGTGCAGATG GTTCAGACTGCTGCACTGGATGAGATGTTCCACCAGGGGGAGGCGTCGATCCTGCGTTACCACAAAGCTCTCCTGCTAATGGAGGGCCTGTCTCTGCTCCTCACTGAACAGGATGACATCCTCAGTGTTAGCAAAT GCAAGGAATGCATTGAACGGCGCCTCACAGCTCTGCAGTCAGGCCTCTGCGTCTGA
- the ulk1b gene encoding serine/threonine-protein kinase ULK1 isoform X2 — protein sequence MEAVGKFEFSRKDLIGHGAFAVVFKGRHREKPDWEVAVKCINKKNLAKSQTLLGKEIKILKELKHENIVALLDFQETPSSVYLVMEYCNGGDLADYLHSKGTLSEDTIRVFLQQIAGAMKVLQTKGIIHRDLKPQNILLSYPSGRKSHSNNTCIKIADFGFARYLQNNMMAATLCGSPMYMAPEVIMSQNYDAKADLWSIGTIVFQCLTGKAPFQASSPQDLRLFYEKNKNLSPNIPRETSSHLRNLLLGLLQRNHKDRMDFDEFFTHPFLDASSSIKKSIPAVTMTCLPSSASASSCSSSSTSHLASPPSLAETQHLRAKVPASPTQEAAGVLLKDSSGAGGSSKNSSSCDTDDFVMVPAHFTTGELTCENKVLQDSLMNSGSLLASAGLCNQAKTPPHSPSYSGSPSPVRPAETLGSNCCGNCGNHVHSLPIPVPTQVQNFQRMELNLQSTKQDGSPRLSTPVRRCSSGSLVGYARPGPSGPWQVAVPTSRRLSLGGTRTFQISPQAPQHVESRQTAQQPPQAAGLGTRLHSAPCLSECATGGGRQKIKKQHSDPVAVPQAGLKPVRPLHSSPRLSELMQRNPLPTILGSPSRAIPPFEFPKPPSSPNLVTFLTQTGLVVGSPGSRTAPGELRDLGQQGPTPSTSPVCCVHRLNDDGRSFGRSQSAGRLSDMLLMAAFGAGGYAGDRGSTENLASEKAVDITAPPVGGFAPGSCSPAQVIFTVGSPPSGSTPPLTSRQRKCSGSFSSGSPAGSLTSRYPQTGTYPEGFEALPSPRYSFTDPITANMGGAVTFEVPELPEETLMEQEHTDTVQQLRFTLEFALCLMEVAGARGPVKAGDDSYPSVLQQQSLVADQISSLSREWSHAEQLVLYLKTAELLSTALHTAMERVKQGKLYPSATVKQVVRRLNELYKSSVASCRMLSTRLEHFFSRKHRLMDQITSITAERLLFSHTVQMVQTAALDEMFHQGEASILRYHKALLLMEGLSLLLTEQDDILSVSKCKECIERRLTALQSGLCV from the exons AAACCtgactgggaggtggcagtgaAATGCATAAACAAGAAGAACTTGGCCAAATCTCAGACGCTGCTGGGGAAAGAGATCAAAATACTGAAG GAGCTGAAACATGAGAATATCGTTGCATTACTGGACTTTCAG GAAACTCCCAGCTCAGTGTACCTGGTAATGGAG TATTGCAATGGCGGAGACCTTGCCGACTACTTGCACT CCAAAGGCACACTGAGCGAGGACACTATTCGGGTTTTCCTGCAGCAAATAGCAGGAGCCATGAAAGTCCTGCAGACCAAAGGAATAATCCACCGGGACCTCAAACCTCAGAACATTCTGCTCTCCTACCCATCGGGCCGAAAGTCTCACTCCAACAACACCTGCATCAAGATCG CGGACTTTGGCTTTGCCAGATACCTTCAGAACAACATGATGGCTGCGACACTTTGTGGCTCTCCCATGTACATG GCACCTGAAGTGATTATGTCCCAGAACTATGATGCTAAGGCTGACTTGTGGAGTATAGGAACCATCGTGTTTCAGTGTCTAACTGGGAAAGCTCCTTTTCAG GCCAGCAGTCCTCAGGACCTCCGCCTGTTCTATGAGAAAAACAAGAATCTAAGTCCCAA taTCCCCAGAGAGACTTCAAGTCATCTGAGGAACCTGCTGCTGGGTCTGCTGCAACGCAACCACAAGGATCGCATGGATTTTG ATGAGTTTTTTACTCACCCTTTCCTGGATGCAAGCTCATCTATTAAAAAGT CCATCCCTGCAGTGACCATGACCTGTTTACCCAGTTCTGCATCAGCCAGCTCTTGTAGCAGCTCCTCCACTTCTCACCTTGCCTCGCCACCG TCTCTCGCTGAGACTCAGCATCTGCGTGCCAAAGTTCCGGCGTCTCCAACCCAGGAGGCTGCAGGTGTTCTCCTGAAGGACTCGTCTGGAGCGGGCGGCAGCAGCAAGAACTCCTCCTCCTGTGATACAGATGACTTTGTTATGGTGCCGGCTCATTTTACAA CAGGTGAACTGACTTGTGAGAATAAAGTGCTGCAGGACAGTCTCATGAACAGCGG ATCTCTTTTGGCTTCAGCTGGTCTGTGTAACCAAGCCAAAACACCGCCGCACTCTCCTTCTTACAGTGGATCTCCAAGTCCTGTCAG GCCCGCCGAGACCCTGGGAAGTAATTGCTGTGGTAACTGTGGAAACCACGTTCACTCATTGCCTATCCCAGTCCCCACTCAGGTCCAGAACTTCCAGCGCATGGAGTTGAACCTTCAGTCTACCAAACAGGATGGCTCGCCAAG GCTGTCGACACCGGTGCGCCGCTGCAGCAGTGGGAGCTTGGTGGGCTATGCTAGACCAGGACCCTCAGGCCCGTGGCAGGTAGCAGTCCCCACCTCCCGCAGGCTTTCGCTGGGAGGAACCAGAACGTTCCAGATTTCTCCTCAAG CCCCCCAGCATGTTGAATCGAGGCAGACCGCTCAGCAGCCCCCACAGGCAGCAGGGCTCGGCACACGGCTCCACAGCGCCCCCTGTCTGTCGGAGTGCGCGACTGGTGGCGGCAGGCAGAAAATCAAGAAACAGCACTCAGACCCCGTGGCTGTCCCCCAGGCAGGGCTGAAGCCTGTCCGCCCCCTCCACTCTTCCCCCAGACTCAGCGAGCTGATGCAGCGTAACCCTCTTCCTACCATCCTGGGATCACCTTCCAGG GCTATCCCTCCATTTGAATTCCCAAAGCCGCCAAGCTCTCCGAACCTTGTGACCTTCCTGACACAGACGGGTTTGGTTGTTGGTTCGCCTGGCAGCAGGACTGCCCCGGGAGAGCTCAGAGACCTGGGACAACAAGGACCGACCCCGTCCACCAGCCCCGTTTGCTGCGTCCACAGACTAAATGACGATGGCAGGAGCTTTGGAAG GTCACAGAGTGCGGGCCGGCTGTCTGACATGCTGCTGATGGCTGCGTTTGGAGCAGGAGGATATGCCGGAGACCGGGGCAGTACGGAGAACCTGGCCTCAGAAAAAGCCGTAGACATAACAG CTCCCCCTGTTGGTGGCTTTGCGCCTGGTTCTTGCAGTCCAGCACAGGTGATTTTCACTGTTGGCTCTCCACCAAGTGGCagtaccccacctctcacctCCAGACAGAGGAAATGTTCag GTTCCTTCAGTTCGGGCAGTCCGGCCGGCTCGTTGACCAGTCGCTACCCGCAAACAGGCACCTATCCCGAAGGCTTTGAGGCCCTGCCCAGCCCTCGCTACAGTTTCACCGATCCTATCACAGCTAACATGGGGGGCGCGGTGACCTTTGAGGTCCCCGAGCTGCCCGAGGAGACGTTGATGGAG CAAGAACACACAGACACCGTGCAGCAGCTGCGTTTCACGTTGGAGTTTGCCCTCTGTCTGATGGAGGTGGCTGGCGCGCGTGGTCCTGTCAAAGCGGGCGACGACTCCTACCCCTCTGTCCTTCAGCAGCAGAGCCTGGTAGCGGATCAGATAAGCTCTCTGAGCAGAGAGTGGAG TCATGCTGAACAGCTGGTGCTCTACCTTAAAACCGCAGAACTCTTGTCTACTGCCTTACACACAGCCATGGAGAGAGTTAAACAGGGCAAACTCTACCCCTCTGCTACTGTCAAACAAG TGGTGAGGCGGCTGAATGAGCTGTACAAGTCCAGCGTGGCATCCTGCCGCATGCTCAGCACTCGACTGGAACACTTCTTCTCCAGGAAGCATCGTCTAATGGACCAGATCACCTCCATCACAGCTGAGCGGCTGCTCTTTAGCCACACTGTGCAGATG GTTCAGACTGCTGCACTGGATGAGATGTTCCACCAGGGGGAGGCGTCGATCCTGCGTTACCACAAAGCTCTCCTGCTAATGGAGGGCCTGTCTCTGCTCCTCACTGAACAGGATGACATCCTCAGTGTTAGCAAAT GCAAGGAATGCATTGAACGGCGCCTCACAGCTCTGCAGTCAGGCCTCTGCGTCTGA